The Epinephelus lanceolatus isolate andai-2023 chromosome 8, ASM4190304v1, whole genome shotgun sequence genome includes a window with the following:
- the calcrl2 gene encoding calcitonin gene-related peptide type 1 receptor: MGIFGGKDSLTAQPNKRNMWRTLTLSLIVALALGTEVCQCEDVGSMVAVEEAVLEEQEENFSDISTVLGASRNQILAAQFECYLKIIHDPPCTEEGTYCNRTWDGWLCWGDTAPGTVMQMCPGYFSDFDPSEKVTKVCNPDGQWFHHPESNRVWTNYTQCSFYTKEKRKFAISIYYLAMLGHGLSIVSLIICLIIFSYFKSLSCQRISLHKNTFLSFILNSIVTVIWLTLTMVTDQGINTSHPVSCKVLATLTQYTSTSNYFWMLCEGIYLHTLIIVAVFVGEQQLFWYYVLGWGFPIIPAITYAVARGLYYDDKCWISSHTHLIYITHGPIQAALLVNFFFLLNIVRVLITKLKETHCAESTAYMKAVRATLILIPLLGVQFILFPWRPEGRISRAIFEFVTHIFSHFQGLLVAIIFCFCNAEAQTALKRKWAQWKSAWGKNGWGDTPINNFSYHNNSSITETSRATISMEHPTAALSERNEDSHFLSQVQQKANGQQKTCSNGEVDMLYNSETTNI; this comes from the exons AAACATGTGGAGGACCCTGACACTCTCACTGATAGTTGCACTGGCATTGGGCACAGAG GTGTGCCAGTGTGAGGATGTGGGGTCCATGGTTGCTGTCGAAGAGGCAGTgttggaggagcaggaggagaactTCAGTGACATATCCACCGTACTAGGAGCGTCCCGAAACCAGATCCTGGCTGCTCAGTTTGAGTGTTACCTGAAGATAATCCACGATCCGCCGTGTACAGAAGAAG GTACTTACTGTAACCGTACGTGGGACGGCTGGCTGTGCTGGGGGGATACAGCTCCAGGAACTGTCATGCAGATGTGTCCTGGATACTTTTCTGACTTTGACCCTTCTG AAAAGGTCACCAAAGTGTGTAATCCTGACGGCCAGTGGTTCCACCACCCAGAGAGCAACAGAGTCTGGACAAACTACACCCAGTGTAGCTTCTACACCAAAGAAAAACGCAAG TTTGCCATCAGTATCTACTACCTTGCCATGTTGGGTCACGGCCTGTCTATAGTCTCCCTGATCATTTGTCTCATCATCTTCTCCTACTTCAA gAGTCTTAGCTGCCAGAGAATCTCCCTCCACAAGAACACGTTTCTCTCCTTCATCTTAAACTCCATTGTTACTGTAATATGGCTTACGCTCACTATGGTCACTGACCAAGGCATAAACACCAGCCACCCT GTAAGCTGTAAGGTCCTGGCTACGCTGACTCAGTACACGTCCACTTCCAACTACTTCTGGATGCTGTGTGAAGGCATCTACCTCCACACACTCATCATAGTGGCAGTGTTTGTGGGGGAACAACAGCTCTTCTGGTACTATGTCCTGGGATGGG GTTTTCCTATCATTCCTGCCATCACGTATGCTGTGGCTCGTGGGCTCTACTATGACGACAA GTGTTGgatcagctcacacacacacctgatctATATTACTCATGGGCCCATTCAAGCTGCACTGCTT GTGAACTTTTTCTTCCTCCTGAACATCGTCCGGGTTCTAATCACCAAGTTAAAAGAGACCCACTGTGCTGAGTCCACAGCCTACATGAAGGCGGTCAGAGCCACCCTCATCCTCATCCCTTTGCTGGGAGTCCAGTTCATCCTCTTCCCCTGGAGGCCAGAAGGACGCATCAGCCGGGCCATCTTTGAGTTCGTCACACATATCTTCAGCCATTTCCAG GGACTCCTGGTGGCAATTATATTCTGTTTCTGCAATGCTGAG GCCCAGACAGCGCTGAAGAGGAAGTGGGCTCAGTGGAAGTCAGCCTGGGGTAAAAACGGCTGGGGAGACACACCGATCAACAACTTTAGCTACCACAACAACTCCTCCATTACCGAAACTAGCCGTGCCACCATCAGCATGGAGCATCCCACTGCTGCACTGTCCGAACGAAATGAAGACAGCCACTTCCTGTCCCAGGTACAGCAGAAAGCCAACGGGCAGCAGAAGACATGCAGCAACGGGGAGGTAGACATGCTCTACAACTCGGAGACCACTAACATCTGA